One window of the Trifolium pratense cultivar HEN17-A07 linkage group LG2, ARS_RC_1.1, whole genome shotgun sequence genome contains the following:
- the LOC123909822 gene encoding putative 12-oxophytodienoate reductase 11: MAGVVESDPIPLITPYQMGKFSLAHRVVLAPLTRQRSYGNVPQPHAILYYSQRATGSNGGLLITEATGVSDTAQGYPDTPGIWTKEHVEAWKPIVDAVHAKGATFFCQIWHVGRVSDSVYQPNGQAPISSTDKPLTPQIRSNGIDVAKFTPPRRLRTDEIPNLVNDFRLAARNAIEAGFDGVEIHGAHGYILEQFMKDKVNDRTDEYGGSLENRCRFPLEVVEAVSNEIGAERVGIRLSPFAEYAECGDSNPKELGLYMVNALNKYNILYCHMVEPRMKTVNEKTECPHSLVPMRKAFNGTFLVAGGYDRHDGNNAIAENRADLVVYGRLFLANPDLPKRFALDAPLNKYHRETFYVSDPVLGYTDYPFLEDETNVVASD, translated from the exons ATGGCTGGTGTTGTTGAATCTGATCCTATTCCACTTATCACTCCCTACCAAATGGGAAAATTCAGCCTAGCTCATAG AGTTGTTTTGGCACCTTTGACTAGACAGAGATCCTATGGCAACGTTCCTCAACCACATGCTATCCTCTATTACTCTCAGAGAGCCACCGGTTCTAACGGTGGTCTTCTCATAACTGAAGCTACCGGTGTCTCTGATACAGCTCAAGG GTATCCAGACACACCGGGTATTTGGACTAAAGAGCACGTTGAGGCGTGGAAACCCATTGTGGATGCTGTTCATGCTAAAGGTGCTACTTTCTTCTGTCAGATTTGGCATGTTGGAAGAGTTTCTGATTCTG TGTATCAGCCAAATGGACAAGCACCGATATCTTCTACAGACAAGCCACTCACACCACAAATTCGAAGTAATGGTATTGATGTAGCAAAATTCACACCACCAAGGCGGTTAAGGACTGATGAAATTCCTAACCTTGTTAATGACTTCAGACTTGCAGCAAGAAATGCCATTGAAGCTG GATTTGATGGGGTTGAAATCCACGGAGCTCATGGCTATATACTTGAACAATTCATGAAAGATAAAGTGAATGATAGAACAGATGAATATGGTGGATCCCTTGAGAACCGTTGCCGATTTCCTTTGGAAGTTGTTGAAGCTGTTTCCAATGAGATAGGAGCAGAAAGAGTTGGAATTAGATTATCACCTTTTGCAGAATATGCAGAATGTGGAGACTCCAATCCAAAAGAATTGGGACTTTATATGGTTAATGCCCTCAATAAATACAATATTCTTTACTGTCACATGGTGGAACCAAGAATGAAAACTGTTAATGAAAAAACTGAATGCCCTCACAGCCTAGTGCCAATGAGAAAGGCCTTCAATGGCACTTTCCTAGTTGCAGGAGGTTACGACCGACATGATGGGAACAATGCCATAGCCGAAAACAGGGCAGACCTTGTTGTTTATGGTCGTTTGTTCTTAGCAAATCCAGATTTACCAAAGAGATTCGCACTGGATGCTCCTCTAAACAAATATCACAGGGAGACATTCTACGTTTCTGATCCGGTTCTTGGTTATACTGACTACCCTTTCTTGGAGGATGAAACCAATGTTGTAGCTTCCGATTAA